The Spirosoma foliorum genome has a window encoding:
- a CDS encoding TonB-dependent receptor produces the protein MQRKLRKHDVLAVVALIIMAVSCPMDAWAQARKITGKVYTSGASEALQGVNVLVKGNSRKGAITDNQGMFSLEALPTDVLVISFIGFKAQEIKVGDRTNFDIPLEEDATQLSELVVTGTRNVGRTIIESPVPVDVISIKDIMGSLPQMDLAQMLAVVAPSFNSVRSQGGDLNSHVDPVQLRNMAPNQILVLVNGKRRHTSALLITETAVGSPSTTVDLMTIPVSAIDRVEILRDGAAAQYGSDAVAGVVNIILKKGTNKLTASLTGGGYANTGGQAGALTKSGKPDGFNYQFDANYGFKIGDKGFLNVSGQITQRRPTLRPFVNDWGFFDNTYLNNLRTDKNGNPVITNPELISAQVAGNSNLMASLKTEDGLMSARGLTKADFAVYAGMPAITLGSMFYNAGYEINPTTTFYSFGGASYKYLEGFSCYFRRPAQTDRFNYLLYPNGYRPQMTSNTSDISNTVGIKSKVGEFNVDFSNTFGSNTMRIGMVNTINASMGSNSPVNMNIGTHQFTQNSTNLDFSRYFKGIMNGLNIAFGAEMRVENYKIMKGQEESYTYGDAGILTVAQAGLLVGPDGKPLENEASAPIVDATGKPLSVYAGQQVTVKNLSANCQCFSGFGPKNERNEFRTTMAAYLDAELELSRNFLIAGAFRLENYSDFGGVTIGKLAARYSISKTLSIRGSIASGFRAPSLQELNYTHTATAFVPDANGIPQPLDVTTYPTNSTAARVLGIKGLKQEQSRTYGFGLTYQPTRGFEVTVDAYQIDVDNRIFQTSYFNASEVGNNYQEVIGDGEAQFFVNGANVRSKGIEVVGNYTLDLPKSKSLTFTLAAILSKNSVLNRKTLNLNVANLTEDQVVEKYLSRSVIGQFETGTPRTKLIASAIYRFNKFDVMLRGTYFGSVTERSTSSDQDGNYYDQTFSGQAIFDLSVGYTVNRNLKLSLGGSNILDKYPQILRPENQGFYLYSNNQQGSNGAYYYGRVAFNF, from the coding sequence ATGCAAAGAAAACTACGTAAGCATGACGTCCTCGCTGTCGTCGCCCTGATTATTATGGCTGTTAGCTGCCCTATGGATGCCTGGGCACAAGCCAGAAAAATAACCGGTAAAGTGTACACTAGTGGGGCCTCCGAAGCCTTACAGGGTGTCAATGTACTTGTAAAAGGCAACAGCCGGAAAGGTGCCATTACCGACAATCAGGGTATGTTTTCGCTGGAAGCTCTGCCAACCGATGTTCTGGTGATTAGCTTTATCGGCTTTAAAGCGCAGGAAATAAAAGTAGGTGATCGAACGAATTTTGATATTCCACTCGAAGAAGATGCTACCCAACTCAGCGAACTGGTGGTAACCGGGACCCGAAACGTTGGACGAACGATCATTGAATCGCCGGTGCCCGTAGATGTCATCTCGATCAAAGACATTATGGGTTCACTCCCGCAAATGGATCTGGCCCAAATGCTGGCCGTTGTAGCCCCCAGCTTTAACTCGGTTCGCTCGCAGGGTGGCGACCTGAACTCACACGTCGATCCGGTGCAGCTACGCAATATGGCACCGAACCAGATTCTTGTTCTCGTTAACGGCAAACGACGTCATACATCGGCGCTACTCATCACCGAGACGGCGGTAGGTAGCCCATCTACCACCGTCGATTTGATGACGATTCCTGTTTCGGCCATTGATCGGGTGGAAATTCTTCGGGATGGTGCCGCTGCTCAATATGGCTCAGATGCGGTGGCGGGTGTGGTGAACATCATCCTGAAAAAAGGAACGAACAAATTAACCGCCAGCCTCACGGGAGGAGGTTACGCCAACACAGGTGGGCAAGCCGGAGCGTTGACCAAAAGTGGAAAACCAGACGGCTTCAACTACCAGTTCGACGCGAACTACGGGTTCAAAATTGGCGACAAAGGTTTTTTGAATGTTTCGGGACAGATCACCCAACGTCGACCCACGCTCCGGCCCTTTGTGAATGATTGGGGGTTCTTTGATAATACCTACCTGAACAATCTTCGGACCGACAAAAACGGTAATCCGGTCATCACTAACCCCGAATTGATTAGTGCGCAGGTGGCCGGTAATAGTAACCTAATGGCCTCACTGAAAACAGAAGATGGGTTGATGAGTGCTCGTGGGTTGACGAAAGCCGATTTCGCGGTTTACGCTGGTATGCCTGCCATTACGCTCGGTAGTATGTTCTATAACGCAGGGTATGAAATCAACCCAACCACTACATTTTACAGTTTTGGGGGTGCTTCGTATAAATACCTGGAAGGTTTCTCCTGCTACTTCCGTCGGCCCGCCCAAACTGACCGATTTAACTATCTGCTCTATCCCAACGGCTATCGTCCTCAGATGACGTCTAATACGTCTGATATTTCAAACACGGTGGGGATTAAAAGTAAAGTTGGCGAATTCAACGTTGACTTCAGCAATACGTTTGGCAGCAATACCATGCGTATTGGAATGGTCAATACCATCAACGCGTCGATGGGTTCAAACTCGCCGGTGAACATGAACATTGGTACACACCAGTTCACACAAAACTCCACTAACCTCGATTTCTCTCGCTATTTCAAAGGCATTATGAACGGGTTGAACATCGCCTTTGGTGCCGAGATGCGTGTCGAGAATTATAAAATCATGAAGGGGCAGGAAGAGAGCTATACCTATGGCGATGCCGGTATATTGACCGTAGCTCAGGCCGGGCTGCTGGTTGGACCGGATGGAAAACCGCTTGAAAATGAAGCCAGTGCGCCCATTGTCGATGCTACCGGTAAACCCTTGTCGGTTTATGCCGGGCAACAAGTAACCGTCAAAAACCTATCGGCAAACTGCCAGTGTTTCTCCGGTTTTGGTCCTAAGAATGAGCGCAATGAATTTCGGACAACAATGGCGGCCTATCTGGATGCAGAATTGGAATTAAGCCGAAATTTCCTGATTGCGGGTGCTTTTCGACTGGAAAACTATTCTGATTTTGGTGGTGTAACCATCGGCAAACTAGCCGCGCGCTATTCGATCTCGAAAACGCTGTCTATCCGTGGTTCCATTGCCAGCGGCTTTCGGGCTCCTTCTTTACAGGAGTTGAATTATACGCACACGGCTACGGCCTTCGTACCCGATGCAAATGGGATTCCACAACCCCTCGACGTGACTACCTATCCAACAAACAGCACGGCGGCTCGCGTGTTAGGCATTAAAGGCTTGAAGCAGGAGCAATCACGTACGTATGGCTTTGGCCTTACCTATCAGCCCACTCGCGGCTTCGAGGTAACAGTCGATGCCTATCAGATCGACGTAGACAACCGGATTTTCCAAACCAGCTATTTCAATGCGTCGGAAGTTGGGAATAACTATCAGGAAGTAATTGGCGATGGCGAAGCGCAATTTTTCGTCAACGGGGCCAATGTTCGTTCTAAAGGAATCGAAGTGGTTGGCAACTACACCCTCGACCTGCCTAAATCGAAAAGTTTAACCTTCACGCTGGCGGCCATTTTGAGTAAGAACTCGGTACTGAACCGGAAAACCCTCAACCTGAACGTAGCGAATCTAACTGAAGATCAGGTGGTTGAAAAATACCTAAGTCGGAGTGTCATTGGTCAGTTTGAAACCGGAACTCCTCGAACCAAACTGATTGCATCGGCCATCTATCGGTTCAACAAATTTGATGTGATGTTACGGGGCACCTACTTCGGCTCCGTTACCGAGCGTTCTACTTCCTCCGATCAGGACGGCAATTATTATGACCAGACGTTTTCGGGACAAGCCATTTTTGACCTAAGTGTTGGTTACACGGTGAATCGCAATTTGAAACTATCGCTTGGCGGTAGCAACATTTTGGATAAGTATCCGCAAATCCTTCGTCCAGAGAATCAAGGTTTTTACCTGTACTCCAACAACCAGCAAGGTTCCAACGGAGCCTATTACTACGGCCGTGTAGCGTTCAACTTCTAA
- the ribD gene encoding bifunctional diaminohydroxyphosphoribosylaminopyrimidine deaminase/5-amino-6-(5-phosphoribosylamino)uracil reductase RibD gives MDQFMRRALELATLGRGQVSPNPMVGCVIVYDPEGAEPRIIGEGWHQRYGEAHAERNAIASVHPEDTHLLPQSTAYVTLEPCSHYGKQPPCADLLIEKRVGRVVCCNDDPNPLVAGQGFAKLRAAGIAVETGVLSEIGRELNARFFTFFEQNRPYIILKWAETSDGFIGATDSQPVKITGDLANRLVHRWRSEEDGIMVGTNTARLDNPRLNTRLWPGKNPTRIVIDNQLSLDQNLHLFDGSQPTIVYHQQENKVPTNHPNVIYSFTQSLNHSLENLHQRKIQSVLVEGGAALLQSFIEAGLWDEMRVFRSRMMLGKERLGSAIKAPVVQGALSSREMVGEDELTIYKNSPEK, from the coding sequence ATGGACCAATTCATGCGTCGTGCGCTCGAATTAGCCACCTTAGGTCGAGGGCAAGTGAGCCCTAATCCAATGGTTGGTTGCGTCATTGTATATGATCCTGAAGGCGCTGAGCCACGAATTATTGGCGAAGGATGGCATCAGCGCTATGGCGAAGCCCATGCAGAACGGAATGCAATTGCATCCGTTCACCCTGAAGATACGCACTTACTGCCTCAAAGTACGGCTTATGTAACGCTGGAACCCTGTTCGCATTATGGTAAACAGCCTCCCTGTGCCGATTTACTGATTGAAAAACGGGTTGGTCGCGTTGTTTGTTGCAATGATGACCCCAACCCGTTAGTCGCTGGTCAGGGATTTGCTAAACTTCGGGCGGCAGGCATTGCGGTCGAAACGGGTGTTTTATCTGAAATAGGCCGTGAATTGAATGCGCGTTTTTTTACCTTCTTCGAGCAAAATCGACCCTACATTATCCTGAAATGGGCCGAAACATCAGACGGCTTTATTGGCGCGACCGACAGTCAGCCCGTTAAAATAACTGGCGATCTGGCGAACAGATTGGTACACCGCTGGCGGAGTGAAGAGGATGGCATTATGGTGGGAACAAACACGGCCCGCCTGGACAATCCCCGCCTGAATACGCGTCTGTGGCCGGGAAAAAATCCGACTCGGATTGTCATTGATAATCAGCTTTCACTTGATCAAAATTTACATCTGTTCGATGGTTCACAACCTACCATTGTTTATCACCAGCAAGAAAATAAAGTACCAACAAATCATCCCAACGTCATTTACTCATTCACTCAATCACTCAATCACTCATTAGAAAATCTCCACCAGCGTAAAATTCAATCGGTGCTTGTTGAAGGCGGAGCGGCTCTTTTACAGTCGTTTATTGAGGCTGGTTTGTGGGATGAAATGCGCGTATTCCGTAGCCGGATGATGTTGGGGAAAGAGCGGCTCGGTAGTGCGATAAAAGCGCCTGTTGTGCAGGGAGCACTAAGCAGCAGAGAAATGGTTGGGGAAGATGAGTTGACGATCTATAAAAATAGCCCCGAAAAATGA
- the prmC gene encoding peptide chain release factor N(5)-glutamine methyltransferase has protein sequence MATAKPLYDRLSKNITAYPPEEAREMAFMLLDHYFGFRKTDVLTDKPLPPNRTEPDWFKILERLNRQEPIQHVIGTTIFCGLEFEVSPDVLIPRPETEDLVRLIMHDFADRTDDVPIVDIGTGSGCIAITLARFLPQSVVTGWDVSDEALTLAQRNADHLNADVIFEIQDILNVPADFSRRFDCVVSNPPYVTRSEAADMDRNVLDYEPDLALFVEDNDPLVFYKAVADFCVRHLTKDGSCYVEINERFGEATRQVFADRGFTKIQVYKDIHGKDRSIRATF, from the coding sequence ATGGCCACCGCCAAACCTCTATACGACCGCCTAAGCAAAAACATTACAGCCTACCCACCCGAAGAAGCGCGGGAAATGGCGTTTATGCTGCTCGACCATTATTTCGGATTTCGCAAAACGGATGTACTGACCGACAAACCTCTGCCGCCGAACCGGACAGAGCCTGACTGGTTCAAGATTCTGGAACGATTAAACCGCCAGGAACCCATCCAGCACGTTATTGGCACAACCATTTTCTGCGGTTTAGAATTCGAGGTATCGCCGGATGTACTGATTCCCCGACCTGAAACCGAAGACCTGGTGCGACTTATCATGCACGATTTTGCCGATCGCACGGACGACGTTCCTATTGTAGACATCGGTACGGGCAGCGGTTGTATTGCCATTACACTAGCTCGTTTTCTACCACAATCGGTTGTAACGGGCTGGGATGTTTCGGACGAAGCGCTTACCCTTGCCCAACGAAATGCCGACCATCTGAATGCCGATGTCATTTTCGAGATTCAGGATATTCTGAACGTGCCCGCCGATTTCAGTCGCCGTTTCGATTGTGTGGTGAGTAATCCGCCTTATGTAACTCGTTCGGAAGCGGCTGACATGGACCGCAACGTGCTCGATTACGAACCCGATCTGGCTTTGTTCGTCGAAGACAACGACCCACTGGTTTTCTATAAAGCAGTCGCTGATTTCTGTGTTCGCCACCTAACGAAAGATGGGTCCTGTTACGTTGAAATCAATGAGCGTTTCGGCGAGGCTACCCGACAGGTATTTGCCGACCGCGGCTTTACTAAGATCCAGGTCTATAAAGATATTCACGGCAAGGATCGTAGCATTCGGGCTACGTTTTAG
- a CDS encoding four helix bundle protein, whose protein sequence is MPTINRIEDLQAWQKARWLSSNIHQTTRDKLFQDDLDLKRQIRRSGGSVMDNIAEGFGRGNRGEFIQFLGIARGSLTEVKSQLYRSLDNQYLTKLIFDDLYSQADEVGRIIDKLLLYLNNSTNKGRRYSKGTDGDNVEP, encoded by the coding sequence ATGCCCACAATTAACCGAATTGAAGACTTACAGGCTTGGCAAAAAGCTCGGTGGTTATCAAGCAATATTCACCAGACAACGCGGGATAAACTATTCCAGGATGATCTGGATTTGAAACGACAGATACGCCGGTCAGGCGGTTCGGTCATGGATAATATTGCCGAAGGATTTGGAAGAGGTAATCGCGGTGAATTTATTCAGTTTTTAGGCATCGCACGAGGTTCGCTTACTGAAGTAAAATCTCAACTATACCGTTCTTTAGATAATCAATATCTGACCAAGCTTATCTTTGATGATTTATACAGCCAAGCCGATGAAGTAGGCCGAATTATTGATAAACTACTTCTCTATTTAAATAATTCGACGAATAAAGGCAGGCGCTACTCAAAAGGTACTGATGGAGATAATGTAGAGCCATAA
- a CDS encoding AAA family ATPase has protein sequence MQSNTSFTYHTKIREVFSEMSQVVVGQERLLNRLLIGLFTGGHILLEGVPGLAKTLTINTLAKVLELDFQRIQFTPDLLPADLIGTMIFNQKTAEFEVKQGPIFANLILADEVNRSPAKVQAALLEAMQEKQVTIGEETFVLDRPFLVLATQNPVEQEGTYPLPEAQVDRFMMKVFVDYLNKEDELEVMRRMSNMNFDYEVQPVLGKEELVAIRNEINGITISETLEKYIIELVFATRRPLEYNLRDESRYIQFGVSPRASINLNLAAKALAYFDRRDYVLPEDIKEVAPDVFNHRIMLNYEAEADGVTTLQIIDSILRKVAIGR, from the coding sequence ATGCAATCAAACACGTCATTCACTTACCATACTAAAATTCGCGAGGTGTTTAGCGAAATGAGTCAGGTTGTGGTCGGGCAGGAACGACTGCTTAATCGGCTGCTCATTGGACTGTTCACGGGTGGACATATTTTGCTGGAAGGCGTGCCTGGTCTGGCCAAAACCTTAACCATTAACACGCTAGCCAAAGTACTGGAATTAGATTTTCAGCGCATCCAGTTCACGCCCGACCTGCTGCCCGCCGATTTGATTGGAACGATGATTTTCAATCAGAAAACGGCAGAGTTTGAAGTAAAGCAAGGGCCTATTTTTGCCAACCTGATTCTGGCCGATGAGGTCAACCGCTCCCCCGCGAAGGTGCAGGCGGCCCTTCTGGAAGCCATGCAGGAGAAACAGGTAACTATTGGTGAAGAAACCTTTGTACTGGATCGACCTTTTCTGGTGCTGGCTACTCAAAACCCCGTAGAACAGGAAGGTACATACCCGTTGCCCGAAGCTCAGGTAGACCGATTCATGATGAAAGTCTTTGTCGATTACCTGAACAAAGAGGATGAACTGGAAGTGATGCGCCGAATGTCGAACATGAATTTCGACTATGAAGTGCAGCCCGTTTTAGGTAAGGAAGAACTGGTGGCCATTCGTAACGAAATTAATGGTATTACCATCTCGGAAACACTCGAAAAATATATTATTGAGCTGGTCTTCGCCACTCGCCGACCGCTGGAGTATAACCTCCGCGATGAATCCCGTTACATTCAGTTTGGTGTGTCGCCCCGCGCTAGTATTAATTTGAATCTGGCTGCTAAAGCACTCGCTTACTTCGACCGGCGCGATTATGTTCTTCCCGAAGACATCAAAGAAGTAGCTCCTGATGTGTTCAACCACCGCATCATGCTCAACTACGAAGCCGAAGCGGATGGCGTTACAACCTTACAGATCATTGACTCTATTTTGCGTAAAGTCGCCATCGGACGATAG
- the msrB gene encoding peptide-methionine (R)-S-oxide reductase MsrB — MKPTQLFLLIAVLIAGGLWLYGTYIAKPRPPHKRPAGVTSPNGRRVEKTDEEWRQTLPRSVYNITRKQGTEWPGSSELTNEHRQGVYACVCCHNLLFRSTTKFDSHTGWPSFYAPIVSNAVYNEADGNRTEVRCSVCDAHLGHVFNDGPEPTGLRYCMNGVALVFELGQ; from the coding sequence ATGAAACCAACTCAATTATTTCTGCTGATTGCCGTTTTGATCGCTGGAGGGCTCTGGCTCTATGGTACTTACATAGCCAAACCTCGTCCTCCTCATAAACGTCCTGCGGGGGTCACCTCTCCTAATGGCCGTCGGGTTGAAAAAACAGATGAAGAGTGGAGGCAAACTCTACCCCGATCGGTCTATAACATTACCCGTAAACAAGGTACTGAGTGGCCCGGCAGCAGTGAATTAACCAACGAACATCGGCAGGGCGTATACGCTTGTGTTTGTTGTCACAACCTCCTTTTTCGATCCACAACAAAATTCGATTCCCATACGGGATGGCCCAGTTTCTACGCGCCTATCGTTTCAAATGCAGTTTATAATGAAGCCGATGGCAATCGAACGGAGGTTCGCTGTTCGGTTTGCGATGCGCATTTGGGTCATGTATTCAACGACGGACCGGAGCCTACTGGTCTGCGTTATTGTATGAATGGCGTGGCGCTGGTATTTGAGTTGGGGCAATAA
- a CDS encoding Uma2 family endonuclease: MATLTAPGPSSITSESKSISFRIPQITTSEDFYLFCQDNPSYKFERESDGLIIVMPNTGGKTGRKNSELTTDVTIWNRQTKLGEVFDSSTAFNLPDGSTRSPDVAWIHRERWDNLTEREQEQFPPICPDFVIELLSATDSLKTAKAKMEDVWIANGCRLAWLIDPKTETTYIFRANGEIQIVGFDKILSGEDVLVGFELKL; the protein is encoded by the coding sequence ATGGCGACACTAACCGCCCCTGGTCCTTCATCAATTACGAGTGAATCGAAGTCGATTTCATTTCGAATACCACAGATAACAACGTCGGAGGATTTTTATCTATTCTGTCAGGATAATCCTAGCTACAAGTTTGAGCGTGAATCCGACGGACTTATTATTGTTATGCCTAATACTGGAGGAAAAACGGGGCGAAAAAATTCGGAGTTGACAACTGATGTAACTATCTGGAATCGCCAAACTAAACTTGGTGAAGTGTTCGATTCGTCAACAGCTTTTAATTTGCCTGATGGTAGTACCCGCTCACCAGATGTTGCCTGGATTCATCGTGAACGTTGGGATAACTTAACCGAACGAGAGCAGGAGCAATTTCCTCCAATTTGTCCAGACTTTGTTATTGAACTTCTGTCTGCTACAGATTCGCTGAAAACGGCTAAAGCAAAAATGGAGGACGTTTGGATTGCGAATGGATGCCGGTTAGCATGGTTGATTGATCCTAAAACAGAAACAACATATATCTTCCGGGCTAATGGTGAAATTCAGATTGTTGGCTTCGATAAGATATTATCAGGTGAGGATGTCTTAGTCGGATTTGAATTGAAGCTATAA
- a CDS encoding MBOAT family O-acyltransferase, with product MLFNSLQFLLFFIVVTLSYFSLKWQGRWILLLVASCYFYMVFQPAYILILFLTIVIDYIAGIWIEKTSGKTRRWLLILSLISNLGILAFFKYLGFFTENIAALFDTFQMPHIAETVTNLANKVFVKVLHVFGKSDISSYKDNMSILPIGLSFHTFQAMSYTIEVYRGNHKAEKHFGIYALYVMFYPQLVAGPIERPQNVLWQFHEYFKYDVENVKAGLMQMAFGLFKKLVIADRLSMMVDYAYGNPSEHNGLTLLAATFFYTFQIYCDFSGYSDVAIGAARVMGFDLMENFRTPYIAQSISEFWRRWHISLSTWFRDYLYIPLGGNRKGEFRQYLNMLIVFLASGLWHGPNWTYVIWGGLNGVYQILAVLRDKLLAKMGFSSTPASLVTSPVNNKQSRKSPVRVVLNTLITFVLIMLTWVFFRARNLSDAFLVLKQIATLSFSDRLDSPMNSVEMWFSVFLIAFLMIKEYFYLTIPTRNTVRFAVLFGLITFVTYLFGVFSSNQFIYFQF from the coding sequence ATGCTATTTAATTCACTACAGTTTTTACTGTTTTTTATTGTTGTTACCCTTAGCTACTTCAGCCTGAAATGGCAGGGGCGCTGGATACTGTTGTTAGTAGCCAGTTGCTACTTCTACATGGTTTTCCAGCCAGCGTATATCCTGATTCTGTTTCTAACCATTGTCATTGATTACATAGCCGGTATCTGGATTGAAAAAACGAGTGGGAAGACCAGGCGATGGCTATTAATTTTGTCTCTGATTTCGAATCTCGGTATCCTGGCGTTTTTTAAATACCTCGGCTTTTTTACCGAAAATATTGCTGCCTTGTTCGATACGTTTCAGATGCCGCATATTGCTGAAACGGTTACCAATCTGGCGAATAAAGTCTTCGTGAAAGTGTTGCACGTTTTTGGGAAGAGCGACATATCGTCCTACAAAGACAACATGAGCATTCTGCCCATTGGGCTGTCGTTCCACACGTTTCAGGCCATGAGCTACACCATTGAGGTGTATCGGGGAAATCACAAAGCGGAGAAGCATTTTGGTATTTATGCGCTTTACGTCATGTTCTACCCGCAGTTGGTAGCCGGACCGATCGAGCGACCACAAAATGTATTGTGGCAATTTCACGAGTATTTCAAGTATGATGTTGAGAATGTCAAAGCTGGGTTGATGCAGATGGCTTTCGGCTTATTCAAAAAGTTAGTGATTGCCGATCGGCTGTCTATGATGGTTGATTATGCCTACGGAAACCCGTCGGAGCATAATGGGCTGACATTATTAGCGGCCACCTTTTTCTATACATTTCAGATTTACTGCGATTTCTCGGGCTATTCTGATGTGGCTATCGGGGCTGCACGGGTCATGGGTTTTGATCTGATGGAAAATTTCCGAACACCTTACATTGCTCAATCCATTTCGGAATTCTGGCGACGCTGGCATATTTCGCTCTCAACTTGGTTTCGCGATTACCTCTACATTCCGCTGGGAGGCAATCGCAAGGGGGAATTCCGACAGTACCTGAACATGCTGATTGTATTTCTGGCGAGTGGCCTCTGGCACGGGCCAAACTGGACGTATGTAATCTGGGGTGGGTTGAATGGCGTTTATCAGATTCTGGCCGTTCTGCGCGATAAATTGCTGGCAAAAATGGGTTTTTCAAGCACACCTGCCAGTTTAGTCACGTCTCCTGTAAACAATAAACAAAGCCGTAAATCGCCTGTGCGGGTAGTTCTGAATACCCTCATCACATTTGTGCTGATCATGTTGACCTGGGTGTTCTTTCGGGCCCGTAACCTTAGCGATGCTTTTCTGGTCCTGAAACAAATAGCGACCTTATCGTTCAGCGATCGGCTCGACAGTCCGATGAATTCGGTAGAGATGTGGTTCAGCGTTTTCCTGATCGCATTCCTGATGATAAAGGAATATTTTTATCTGACGATTCCAACCCGTAATACCGTTCGTTTCGCTGTCCTCTTCGGGCTAATTACATTCGTGACCTATCTCTTCGGGGTCTTCTCCTCGAATCAGTTCATTTATTTCCAGTTCTGA
- a CDS encoding glycosyltransferase family 2 protein, producing the protein MPNPQISIIAPLYNETESLPRLVARLNAVMENSPLTIEVVLIDDGSRDDTAVQMQQLALTDGRYQCIFLSRNYGHQIALSAGIARANATEALFIIDGDLQDPPELLTDFYQKYQEGYDVVYAVRKKRKENWFKRSAYALFYRFMRSISYVDMPLDSGDFSLISRRVADVLNQMPEESRFIRGMRSWIGFKQIGFEYERDARQAGESKYSFKMLQRLAYNGIFNFSEYPVKIITRVGMFTLGIAGLYLIQTLIKRFVYHDVPQGFTALLFFIILFSGIQLIALGLIGEYVLRIFFQAKGRPLYVVREVIRHQQRQPLSGVNGQKPQENAI; encoded by the coding sequence TTGCCAAATCCTCAGATTTCGATTATCGCTCCACTGTACAACGAAACCGAGTCGTTGCCACGCCTTGTTGCCCGGTTGAACGCCGTAATGGAGAATTCACCCCTGACTATTGAAGTTGTACTGATTGATGATGGCAGCCGTGATGACACCGCCGTACAGATGCAACAACTTGCGCTGACCGATGGCCGGTATCAGTGCATATTTCTCTCCCGTAACTATGGTCACCAGATTGCGTTGTCGGCGGGTATTGCACGCGCTAACGCTACCGAAGCCCTATTTATCATTGACGGCGATTTGCAGGACCCGCCTGAGTTGCTGACCGATTTCTATCAGAAATATCAGGAAGGCTACGATGTTGTGTATGCTGTTCGGAAAAAGCGGAAAGAAAACTGGTTTAAGCGGTCGGCTTATGCCTTGTTTTACCGATTTATGCGGTCGATTTCGTACGTTGATATGCCGCTGGACAGCGGTGATTTTTCGCTCATCAGCCGCCGGGTGGCCGATGTACTGAATCAGATGCCCGAAGAAAGTCGGTTTATTCGGGGCATGCGGAGCTGGATTGGCTTTAAGCAAATCGGTTTCGAATACGAACGGGATGCCCGCCAGGCCGGAGAATCGAAATATTCGTTCAAAATGCTCCAGCGGCTGGCCTACAATGGAATCTTTAACTTCAGTGAATACCCGGTTAAAATTATTACTCGAGTGGGTATGTTCACGCTGGGAATAGCTGGGCTGTACTTAATTCAGACACTGATCAAACGCTTCGTTTATCACGATGTACCACAGGGTTTTACGGCTTTATTGTTCTTTATCATTCTGTTTAGTGGCATACAATTGATAGCATTAGGGCTGATCGGTGAATATGTCTTGCGCATATTTTTTCAGGCTAAAGGGCGCCCACTCTATGTGGTTCGGGAAGTTATTCGTCATCAACAACGTCAGCCCTTGTCAGGTGTAAACGGCCAGAAACCGCAGGAGAATGCTATTTAA